One Ferviditalea candida genomic window carries:
- a CDS encoding DUF2627 domain-containing protein, whose protein sequence is MLQILYRFIAVVLLVVPGIVAAYGFILMKDAVFESFGPPVMPWGKFLLGILFFLIGVFFVGGWIFYRDRKRNYVAPRFKEKRNKK, encoded by the coding sequence ATGCTGCAAATTTTGTACCGATTCATCGCCGTCGTGCTCCTGGTTGTGCCGGGAATTGTCGCCGCATACGGTTTTATTTTGATGAAAGACGCCGTATTCGAATCGTTCGGCCCGCCGGTTATGCCCTGGGGGAAATTTCTGTTGGGAATACTGTTTTTCCTAATCGGCGTTTTCTTTGTAGGAGGATGGATTTTTTATCGGGACAGAAAAAGAAATTATGTCGCTCCGCGGTTCAAGGAAAAAAGAAATAAAAAATGA
- a CDS encoding thiamine pyrophosphate-dependent dehydrogenase E1 component subunit alpha, translating to MKHSRLGLTDRQVIDMYRMMLAARKFDDRCLVLQRSGKIAFHVSGVGQETGQAAAAFAFDGNRDFFLPYYRDYAFVLSVGMTVRDLMLSVFAKAEDPSSGGRQMPGHFGHRKLRIVSGSSPVATQIPQAAGIAYAGKLRNEQFCTYVSFGEGSSNQGDFHEGCNFAGVHKLPVIFFCENNQYAISTPYSKQIGEARIADRAIGYGFPGIRVDGNDALEVYRVVKEARERAMRGEGPTLIEAMMYRIPPHSTADDDMLYRTKEEVQENMQKDGIARLKQYLIDCGLWDEQQDQELVLEITRMINEETAYAEKAPYPAPEDTLKHVYEEESEA from the coding sequence ATGAAGCACAGCCGGCTGGGATTGACCGATCGGCAGGTGATCGATATGTACAGGATGATGCTGGCGGCACGAAAATTCGATGATCGGTGTTTGGTCCTGCAGCGTTCCGGCAAAATCGCTTTCCACGTGTCCGGTGTCGGACAGGAAACCGGCCAGGCGGCTGCCGCGTTCGCTTTTGACGGAAATCGGGATTTCTTCCTGCCGTATTATCGGGATTACGCGTTCGTGCTGTCCGTCGGCATGACGGTCAGGGACCTGATGCTGTCGGTCTTTGCCAAAGCGGAGGATCCAAGCAGCGGAGGACGGCAGATGCCCGGACACTTCGGACACCGCAAGCTGAGGATCGTCAGCGGCTCCAGCCCGGTGGCGACGCAGATTCCGCAGGCCGCGGGCATTGCCTATGCGGGGAAACTGAGAAATGAGCAGTTTTGCACATATGTCTCTTTTGGCGAAGGCTCCAGCAACCAGGGTGATTTTCATGAGGGATGCAATTTTGCCGGTGTACATAAGCTGCCCGTCATTTTCTTTTGTGAAAACAACCAATACGCCATTTCAACTCCCTACAGCAAGCAGATCGGTGAGGCGCGGATCGCCGACCGGGCGATCGGCTACGGGTTTCCGGGAATCCGCGTGGACGGCAATGATGCGCTGGAGGTTTACCGGGTCGTGAAAGAGGCCCGAGAGAGGGCGATGCGGGGAGAAGGACCGACGCTGATTGAAGCGATGATGTACCGCATTCCTCCCCATTCCACGGCTGATGACGATATGCTCTATCGCACGAAGGAAGAAGTGCAGGAGAATATGCAGAAGGACGGAATTGCCCGTCTGAAGCAGTATCTGATCGACTGCGGCCTGTGGGACGAACAGCAGGATCAGGAATTGGTCTTGGAAATCACCAGAATGATCAATGAAGAGACGGCATATGCCGAGAAAGCGCCTTATCCGGCGCCTGAAGACACTCTGAAGCATGTTTATGAGGAAGAAAGCGAGGCGTGA
- the lpdA gene encoding dihydrolipoyl dehydrogenase: protein MAKHYDIVVLGGGTGGYVAAIRAAQLGKTVAIVEQDKLGGTCLHKGCIPSKALLRSAEVYHTMNSGMEYGIEVSGTQLKFSRVQERKQSVVDQLHKGIEYLMKKNKIDVVKGIGRIIGPSIFSPKSGAVAVELPDGEVETLVPENLIIATGSRPKSLPGLAIDGTRVMTSDEALSMEELPRSIIIVGGGVIGVEWASMLSDFGVEVTIVEYEPRLIPLEDEEISRELERLFKKRKVKVLTGARLLAETVKPDETGVSLELEHKGQTVRLQAERMLVSVGRQANVEGIGLENTDVKVERGVIKVNEFMQTSEAHIYAIGDVNGGLQLAHAASHEGIAAVEHIAGMQVHPYEPHRVARCIYTRTEVASVGWTERQAKDKGFEVKVGKFNFRAIGKALVYGEVDGFVKVVVDKLTDDILGVHIIGPHATDYISEAALAQLLNAAPWEVGRTIHPHPTLSEALGEAMLAVDGQAIGM, encoded by the coding sequence ATGGCGAAACATTACGATATCGTTGTGCTCGGCGGCGGCACCGGCGGCTACGTCGCGGCGATCCGCGCGGCGCAGCTGGGGAAGACCGTGGCCATCGTGGAGCAGGACAAGCTCGGCGGCACCTGTCTGCACAAGGGCTGCATTCCCAGCAAGGCTTTGCTGCGCAGCGCGGAAGTCTATCATACGATGAACAGCGGGATGGAGTACGGGATCGAAGTGTCCGGAACGCAGCTTAAATTTTCCAGAGTCCAAGAAAGAAAACAGTCGGTTGTCGATCAGCTGCATAAAGGCATTGAATATTTGATGAAAAAAAATAAAATCGATGTGGTGAAAGGAATCGGGAGGATTATCGGCCCCTCGATATTCTCGCCGAAGAGCGGAGCGGTGGCGGTTGAGCTCCCGGACGGGGAAGTGGAGACGCTTGTCCCCGAAAATTTGATCATTGCGACGGGGTCAAGGCCGAAATCGCTTCCGGGGCTCGCCATTGACGGAACCAGAGTGATGACCAGCGATGAAGCTCTGTCGATGGAGGAGCTTCCCCGGTCGATCATCATCGTCGGCGGAGGTGTTATCGGCGTGGAATGGGCTTCCATGCTGAGCGATTTCGGCGTTGAGGTGACGATTGTTGAATACGAGCCCCGTCTGATTCCCTTGGAGGATGAAGAGATTTCCCGGGAGCTCGAAAGGCTGTTCAAGAAGCGGAAGGTAAAGGTGCTTACCGGTGCCAGGCTGCTTGCGGAAACCGTGAAGCCGGATGAAACGGGAGTTTCCCTTGAGCTCGAACACAAAGGGCAGACGGTGCGGCTTCAGGCTGAGCGGATGCTTGTATCCGTCGGCAGACAGGCGAATGTGGAGGGCATCGGCCTGGAGAATACCGATGTCAAGGTGGAGCGCGGCGTGATCAAGGTCAACGAATTCATGCAGACCAGCGAAGCGCATATTTATGCCATCGGGGATGTCAACGGGGGGCTGCAGCTGGCCCATGCGGCTAGCCACGAAGGGATTGCCGCCGTGGAGCATATCGCCGGCATGCAAGTGCATCCCTATGAGCCGCACCGGGTGGCAAGATGCATCTATACCCGCACCGAGGTCGCCAGCGTCGGGTGGACGGAGCGGCAGGCCAAAGACAAGGGCTTTGAGGTGAAGGTCGGCAAGTTCAATTTTCGGGCAATCGGCAAAGCGCTGGTGTACGGGGAAGTCGACGGATTTGTGAAGGTGGTGGTCGACAAGCTTACGGATGATATTCTCGGCGTCCACATCATCGGTCCGCACGCGACCGATTACATATCGGAAGCCGCCCTCGCCCAGCTTCTGAATGCGGCTCCCTGGGAGGTCGGCCGGACGATCCATCCCCATCCGACGCTTTCCGAGGCGCTCGGCGAAGCGATGCTTGCCGTGGACGGACAGGCCATCGGCATGTGA